The bacterium genome window below encodes:
- a CDS encoding fructose-bisphosphatase class II, which produces MDRNLALELVRATEAAALACTGLMGRGDEMAADQAAVDAMRVALNRIEMDGTVVIGEGERDEAPMLYIGEKVGTGNGPKVEIALDPLEGTTICATGGPNALSVIAAADEGGFLHAPDTYMDKIAVGP; this is translated from the coding sequence ATCGATCGAAACCTTGCGCTTGAATTGGTGCGCGCGACAGAAGCGGCCGCGCTGGCCTGTACGGGGCTGATGGGACGCGGAGACGAAATGGCGGCCGATCAGGCTGCAGTCGATGCCATGCGTGTAGCGCTCAATCGCATCGAAATGGACGGGACGGTAGTGATCGGGGAGGGCGAGCGGGACGAAGCGCCCATGCTCTACATCGGCGAGAAGGTCGGGACCGGCAACGGGCCGAAGGTGGAAATTGCCCTCGATCCACTTGAAGGCACGACCATTTGTGCGACCGGTGGACCGAATGCGCTCTCGGTAATTGCCGCCGCCGATGAAGGCGGCTTCCTGCATGCCCCCGACACGTATATGGACAAGATCGCCGTAGGGCC